Proteins encoded by one window of Lathyrus oleraceus cultivar Zhongwan6 chromosome 1, CAAS_Psat_ZW6_1.0, whole genome shotgun sequence:
- the LOC127074724 gene encoding annexin D8 encodes MASLIDAKDFSPIEDAETIMNACKGFGTNETVLISILANRNAAQRKLVRLAYQEVYHQDLIELLKSELSGNFERAICLWTMDPAEREATLINEALKKATPDYKVIIEIACTKNSEELLAVKRSYQSLYKHSLEEDVASQTIGDIRKLLVAVISTYKYDGEEFDENVAHSEANILHQLIERKAFNDDEMIRILSTRSKKQLSVTFNIFKDLFGTTINKGLLASTTDEYIGALRTIVRCINDPQRYLAKVLCNALNDLVNEDDALNRVIVTRAEKDLKEIKDHFLKRNNISIHDSVDRKTWGNYKTFLLHLLGKE; translated from the exons atgGCTTCTCTAATCGATGCAAAAGATTTTTCTCCAATTGAAGACGCTGAAACTATCATGAATGCATGCAAAG GATTCGGGACAAACGAGACAGTGCTTATATCCATACTAGCAAACCGAAATGCAGCTCAACGTAAACTTGTGAGACTAGCTTATCAAGAAGTCTATCATCAAGATCTTATCGAACTACTCAAATCTGAACTTTCAGGAAACTTTGAG AGAGCCATTTGCCTTTGGACAATGGATCCAGCTGAAAGAGAAGCCACACTGATTAATGAGGCATTAAAGAAGGCAACACCAGATTACAAAGTAATAATTGAGATCGCTTGTACTAAAAATTCTGAAGAGCTTTTGGCAGTAAAGCGATCATATCAATCTCTTTACAAGCATTCCCTGGAAGAAGATGTTGCTTCGCAAACTATTGGCGATATTCGCAAA TTGTTAGTTGCAGTTATAAGCACTTACAAGTACGACGGAGAAGAGTTTGATGAGAATGTGGCACATTCTGAAGCAAATATACTTCATCAATTGATTGAAAGGAAAGCTTTCAACGATGACGAAATGATTAGAATTTTAAGCACGAGAAGTAAGAAACAGCTAAGTGTGACATTCAATATTTTTAAGGACTTATTTGGCACAACAATAAACAAG GGTTTATTAGCTAGTACAACTGATGAATACATTGGAGCGCTGCGTACTATTGTTCGTTGCATCAATGATCCCCAAAGATATTTGGCCAAG GTGCTATGTAATGCCTTGAATGATTTGGTGAATGAAGATGATGCTTTGAATCGTGTTATCGTCACACGTGCAGAGAAGGATTTAAAGGAAATCAAAGACCACTTTTTAAAGAGAAACAATATCAGCATTCATGATTCTGTGGATAGGAAGACATGGGGAAATTACAAGACTTTTCTCCTACATTTGTTGGGAAAGGAATAA
- the LOC127074733 gene encoding uncharacterized protein LOC127074733: MSRNSLRFVKLIRSLSTEPSRPQKIERIADELFNLNRFERHDFTVLWRLKMGLDRYGAPVAGGLGPLGSTASGPAAADATAAPAEKTAFDIKLEKYDAAAKIKIIKEVRSFTDLGLKEAKELVEKFPCVLKKGVTKEEASSIIDKLKELGATVVLE, translated from the coding sequence ATGTCACGAAACTCCCTAAGATTCGTCAAATTGATTCGCTCTCTCTCCACCGAACCATCTCGCCCCCAAAAAATCGAACGCATAGCAGATGAGCTTTTCAACCTCAACAGATTCGAACGGCACGACTTCACCGTCCTATGGAGACTCAAAATGGGCCTAGACCGTTACGGTGCTCCAGTCGCCGGAGGCCTTGGTCCATTGGGTTCGACCGCGTCCGGCCCCGCCGCTGCAGATGCAACCGCCGCTCCTGCGGAGAAGACGGCTTTTGATATAAAGCTTGAGAAGTATGATGCTGCTGCGAAGATTAAGATAATTAAGGAGGTTAGGTCTTTTACTGATTTAGGATTGAAGGAAGCTAAGGAATTGGTTGAGAAATTTCCTTGTGTTTTGAAGAAGGGGGTTACTAAGGAAGAGGCTAGTTCTATTATTGATAAGCTTAAGGAATTGGGTGCCACGGTTGTACTTGAGTGA